The region ATGATTCTGCGAAGCTTCGTGCGGTCACCGCTGCTGCTGATCGGAAGTCTCGTCATGGCAGTCCGGATCAGCCCGTCTCTGGCGATGATCCTGCTGGCAGCGGTTCCGCTGCTGTTCATTCTCCTGTTTGTGCTGATCCGGCTTTCTTTTCCGCTATTTGCCCGGATGCAGGAGAAATTGGATGGGGTGAGCAATGTGCTGCAGGAGAATCTCACCGGCATTCGTGTAATCAAGGCCTTCGTTCGTGGAGACCATGAGCAGCAGCGCTTTGATACCGCCAATACCGGCTATACGGATACCGGAATCCGGGCGATCCGCCTGATGGCGCTGAATATGCCGCTTATGATGCTGATTCTGAATGCCAGCATTATAGCCGTCCTCTGGTTCGGGGGCCTACAGAACTGGAACGGGACACTGCCCGTTGGTGAACTAATTGCCTTCATTAACTATGTTACTCAATTGCTCATGTCGATGATGATGCTGAGCACGATGCTAGCCTTCGTATCAAGGGCCAAGGTGTCGGGGGACCGCGTCAATGAAGTATTCGCCGCCACAAGTGAAATTACCGAAGCGCCTGCGGCAGATCAAGCAGCCATTACGCTCGGACGTATTGAATTCAGCAAGGTCTCCTTCGCCTATAACCGCGGGGATGAGAATCTTGTGCTGGAGGATATCAGCTTTGCAGCCAGCCCCGGAGAGACGATCGCTATTCTGGGGGCTACCGGAGCAGGGAAGTCTACCCTGGTTAGTCTGATTCCCAGATTCTATGAGGTCTCGTCCGGTGCCGTTCTGATCGACGGAACAGACATCCGGGAGATTGGCATAGAGCATCTGCGTAGCCGGATCGGGTTCGTAATGCAGCAGTCCCTGCTGTTCAGCGGCAGTATCAGGGATAATATCCGTTACGGAAGGCCGGAAGCAACAGATGAAGAAGTGGAGCACGCGGCTGTGGCCGCAGAAGCACATGGATTCATCACAGCTATGCCGCAAGGCTACGACACGCAGCTCGGGCAGCGCGGGGTGAACCTGTCAGGCGGGCAAAAGCAGCGTCTGTCTATTGCACGCGCGCTGCTGATCAAACCGTCTATTCTGATCCTGGATGACAGCACCAGCGCTCTGGATGCGGTTACCGAAGCAAGCATCCGCCTGCTGCTGAAGACGGAGCTTCAGAATTGCACTGTCGTTATGATTGCCCAGCGGGTGTCTTCTATTATAGATGCCGACCGGATCTTGATTCTGGAGAACGGGCGGATCGCCGCGCAGGGTACACATAGCGAGCTGATGGCAGGCAGCGAGATCTACCGGGACATCCGCCATTCCCAGCTGAAGGAAGAGGAGGAGCCCTATGTCCAGTCATCGTAAAAGAGAACAGGCTCCCGTCGGACCTGGAGCGTTAGGCGGCGGGCCTCCGGGCCGGGCTGGCGTTACACCCAAGGTACGCCCGAAGAACAGTAAGGCAACGGTCATCCGCATCTGGTCCTATCTGAACCGTCAGCGGACAGGGTTGATTATGGTCTACGTATTCACGATTCTGAATGCTGTGCTTGCCCTGATCGGTCCTTACCTGCTGGGAAAAGCCATTGATACCGCGATCCTCCCGCAGGATTACAGTTTGCTCATCCGGTTCTGTCTTCTACTGGGCGGTATTTATCTGCTGGGCAGCGCTGTCTCTTGGGTCCAGGCTTACGTGATGACCTCCGTCTCCCAGCGCACGGTCTATGAGCTGCGGCGGGACCTGTTCGCCAAATACCAGGAGCTGCCGGTCAGCTTTTTCGATACCCATGCTAACGGTGAGCTGATGAGCCGTGCGACCAATGACATCGACAATGTCTCGAACTCGCTGAATCAGAGTGTAACCCAGCTGTTGAACAGTCTGATCACACTTAGCGGCTCTCTGGTCATTATGTTGATGCTGAATGTTCCGCTGACGGGAGTTGCTCTGATAACTATTCCGCTGGTCGTACTGGCGAGCCGCCGGATTACCGGCTTAAGCCGGATCTACTTCAAGGATCAGCAGCAGCATCTGGGTGAGCTGAACGGCTTCATTGAAGAAGCAGTCAGTGGCCAAAAGGTAATCAAGCAATACCGCCGAGAACAGGCGGAGGTCACCAGATTCCGCGGAATAAGCGGGGAGCTTAACAAAGCGGGCATCAAGGCGCAGATTGTATCCGGCCTGGTAGGCCCGGTAATGAACCTGATTAACAATCTGAACTTCGCGCTGATTGCCGGAATTGGCGGCTGGATGGCTTATCATGGGCTGCTTACCGTAGGGGTCATCGTCAGTATGCTGAACTACGCCAAGCAGTTCGGCCGGCCCATCTCCGACCTTGCGAACCAGTATAACCTGATCCAATCGGCAATCGCCGGAGCGGAGCGCGTATTTGAAGTGATGGATATGTCCTCCGAGTACAGCGGGGAGCAGCCTCAGGAGCTGGAGCGGATACGCGGGGAAGTTATTTTCCGGGATGTTGTGTTCGGATATAAGCCGGGCGAGCCTATTCTGAACGGTGTAAGCTTCACTGCGCAGCCGGGTGAGACGATCGCCCTGGTGGGGCCGACCGGTGCAGGGAAGACGACCATTGTCAACCTGCTGACGCGTTTCTATGAAGTGAGCGGCGGTGAGGTGCTGATCGACGGCAGGGATATCCGGGAGTTCAATAAAAACGGGCTGCGCCGCCAGCTCGGAATGGTGCTGCAGGACGCCCATGTCTTCTCGGGAACCATTCGCGAGAATATCCGGTTCGGCCGTCTGGAGGCCACGGACCGTGAAGTGGAAGAGGCAGCTAACCTCGCCAATGTCAGCGGCTTTATAGCGCGGATGCCACAGGGGTACGACACACTGCTGGGTACAGACGGGACCACCTTGAGCCACGGCCAGCGCCAGCTGTTGACCATTGCCCGTGCCATTCTGGCCGATCCGGCCATCCTCATTCTGGATGAGGCAACGAGTAGCGTGGATACCCGGACAGAGATGCATATCCAGCAGGCCATGCGTACATTGATGAAGGGCCGCACCAGCTTCGTGATCGCCCACCGGCTCAGCACCATTCAGGATGCAGACCGGATTCTGGTCATTCAGGGCGGCCAGATCGCTGAGCAGGGAAGCCATAGCCAGCTCCTAGCGCTGCAAGGGATATATTCCGAGCTGTATAACAGCCAGTTCAAGCAAGCCTTTGAAGCCGGGTAACCAAGGCGCCAAATATATGAACGTAAACAGCGATCCTCCGGTTATGTGAGAATCGCTGTTTGCGTTTCAGTTCAGCTGCTGTTAAATTGGTGCCGATCACGCATTGTTCCGATGTTAATATTGGTTACAAAGTGCAACAATGTGCATAATCCAGCACCACGCTGGGGAATTCCTGCACTAATTACAACAATGTGTGTTCCTTAAGGGTTCAGTTGACGGAATTCCTGCACAGAATGCAACAATGTGTGTTCCTCAGCTGCATAACTCACCGAATTCCTGCAATAAATACAACAATGCGCTTTATCTAAGCTCAAACGGACGAAGTTCCTGCAAAAAGTACAACATTTATCCAACGCGGTGTTCAGTGAGGCGTTTAATGAGGTGTTCAGTGAGGTGTTCAGTGAGGTGTTTAATGAGGCGTTCGGTGAGGCGTACAGTGATGCTACTTTGCCTTTCAAATTTCTGTTCAGTGGGACCATTTTTTCTTTCAGGTTTGTGTTAAGTGGGGCTGCCTACACTCAAACAGCGGAGCGGGCGGAACGACCCGTGGAAAAGCGTAGCGTTCGCCTTTGTGTCCGGATTTTACCGATTAGGTAAAAATAATAAAAATCTGGACACAACAGCGATTGTAACAACGTTCCGTTTGCGCAGCGTCCACCTCAGCTAAGACGTAAATTGAACTCAAAATCAAGGGTCTCCCAAGTAACTCCACCATAGATTTCGGCCAATTATCAATCAATTTCACCCCAGGACACATAAAGGACATAACACTCGACTATGCTGAGAGGTATAAACGGGTTGAAAGCAGGGAGTACATTGAAGAAAAAGTTACTGCTTGTCGAAGACGAGCTGCGTATCCGTGAGCTGGTGTCGGATTACTTCATACAGGACGGCTGGGAGGTGCGCGAAGCCGATAATGGGCAGGACGCGCTCCTGTGGTTCGATTCACTGGTGCCGGATCTGCTGATTCTGGATATTATGATGCCCAAAATGGACGGATTTCAGGTATGCCGGGAGATCCGCAAGAAATCGGCAACCCCGATCATTCTGCTGACCGCCAAATCCGCCGATGATGACAAAATTCACGGCTTCGAGCTGGGAGCCGATGATTATGTGACCAAGCCGTTCAGTCCCAAGGTGCTGGTGGCCCGGGCTGCGGCGCTGATGAAACGGGTCGAAGGCGCACACCAGCCAGAATCCGGTGTAGTGAGATTCGGCTCGGCCATTTTTAATACCATGGCGCACCGTCTTGAAGTGGAAGGCGCCGATGTCGAGCTGACCCCGAAGGAATATGATCTCCTATGGCTGCTGATCCGCAACAAGGGTCATGTGGTCTCGCGGGACACCATCCTCAGCCGGGTCTGGGGAATTGAATTCGAGGGGGACTCCCGGGTCGTGGACAGCCACATCAAGAAACTGCGCAGCAAGCTGGGGTATGAATCCCGCCACATCCGTACGGTCATTGGCACCGGCTACAGATTCGAGGTCGAAGAATGAAAAGATGGGGAATTACCTTCAAGCTGTTCGTGATGACTGTTATCTTCTTCGTCTGTTTTTACGGGATGGTCATCCTCAGCCAGTTCCTGCTGTTCGACCGCTTCTACCAGATACAGAAGGAGTCCCGTGTGGAGAAGCATCTGAAGAGCTTCGGGACAAGCTACACCAAAGAAGCCTGGGGCAGAACCCGCACTTCCCGCGAGCTGGTCCGGTTCATGCTGCGCAACAAGACACAGATGGTCATTATGAAGCCGGATGGCCGGATGAAGTCGGAAGATCCGTTCCGCATGAAGCTGATCGATGAGAAGGGCCAAACTCAGGTGATTCCCATGTCCCTGTTCATGAATCAGTTTGGCGACATGCTGAGATCGGCCCATCTGAAGGAGAATGACCGGGTGACCATACAGGGAGAGCATGTCGTCAGCGCAAGCGAGCTCGGGCAGCTGTTCTATCCGGTTAATATTACTAAACAAGGGGGAACGCCGGTAGGCGAGGAGGCGGATTCGGACAATACCAGCATTACCGGAACCATTACGGAGCTGGTCCTGCCGGATCTGAAAATATGGAGCCCGCGCCAGGGCATCCTGTTCGAGGCCATAGAGGACTGGTTTCCGTTAAATCCGGGTCAGCTGGAGAGCCTGAATAATCTGAACATGGTCAAGGAAGAGTGGACGGCTCCCTGGAGCGGTATCCGCAATTCCGTAATGATTCTGCCCGTGAAGCAGGCCAGCGGAGAGATTGAGCTGTTGTTCTCAGTGACCTCGCTGCAGGATGTTAAGGATTCCAATGAAGCGCTGCGCTGGTTCTTTTTATACCTGGGGCTTGGCGGGTTCGTGCTGATTCTGGTTCTGTCGCTGTTCTATTCCAAGATGGTGACCCGGCCCTTAATCAAGCTCAATAATACGGCCAAACGGATGGTAGCGCTCGATTTCACCGGTCATAACTCCATCCGCCAGAAGGATGAGCTGGGTAACCTGTCCAGAAGCATGTTCACCTTATCCCAAAGTCTGGACACTGCACTGGGCGAGCTTCGGGAGACGAATCAGCAGCTGGTGGAGGAGATGGAGCAGAAGAAGAAGCTGGAGCAGATGCAGCAGGACTTTTTTTCCAGTGCTTCTCATGAGCTGAAGACGCCTCTTAGCATTATCAAGGGCTTCGCCGAAGGGCTGGAGGACGGGGTGAGCGCAGGTAAGCAGGATCATTACATCAAGGTCATTATCGAAGAGGCCGACAAGATGGAGTTCCTGGTAAAAGATATGCTGGACCTGGCCCGGCTGGAGTCCGGCACGATCAAGCTGCGCAAAAGCTCCTTCATGCTAAGCGAAATGACGGAGAAGGTGACCGATAAACTGGTGCATTCCCTTCAAAATAAGCAGCTGGATGTAGTCATTATCCCGGCGAATGAATTGCCCGTATATGCGGATGCTACATGGATTGAACAGGTGCTCAGCAATCTGCTGACCAACGCCATCCGTCATGCCGAAGAGGGCAGTACTATAACTGTTAGACTGGAGAGTCAGCCCAAGAAGCTTTTATTCACCATCCATAACAAAGGGGAGCGAATCCCCGAGGATCAGCTGGCGCATATCTGGGAGCGGTTCTACCGGATCGAGGCTTCACGCAGCCGTCTGACGGGCGGAACCGGACTCGGATTATCCATTGCGAAGCAAATTTTAGATATGCATGGCTGCCGGTATGCAGTGATGAACACCACGGACGGCGTCTGTTTTAGTGTAACCTTTGGAGGCTGAGCCGCCCAATTACTAACTTGTCAGGAAAGGAGTGAACAGCATGAAATGGAGCTGGCTGCCTTCAATGTGCACACTGGGAAACCTGGGCTTCGGATCAATTTCCCTGCTATTCACGATTCAAGAACGTTATGATCTTGCTTTATTAATGATACTGCTGGCTGCGATATGCGATGTTATGGACGGACTGCTCGCCCGGATGCTGCATTGCACCAGTGATTTCGGTAAACAACTGGACTCTTTGGCGGATATTATTTCTTTTGGTATCGCTCCCGTCTTTCTTATTCTGTTATACCGGCTGGAGAACGTGCAGTGGGTCGGACCTGTGGCTGCGGTTGCATTCCTGATCTGCGGGGCGCTGCGGCTGGCCAGATTCAATATCTCGGCTCCTTCCAAGGGCTTCGTGGGCATGCCGATTACGGCAGCGGGATTGCTTCTGTCGATGACCACCCTTATAGGTGAACGGCTGAAGCCTGAAATGCTCATTTTAATAATGGGACTGTTGTCTATACTGATGATAAGCAGGGTCCCGTTCCCTTCGTTCAAAAAATTCGTTAACAGGAAGTGATTGTTCATGCCATGGGTCATCGAGATGATCTCACAATACGGTTATATAGCTATATTCGCGCTGCTGGCGCTCGGGCTTCTCGGACTTCCCGTTCCCGATGAGCTGCTGACGCTGTTCGTTGGCTATCTATCCTCTACCATGGTGCTGGATTTCTCGCTTTCGGTTCTGGTCTGCTTCATAGGTTCAATTACAGGCATGCTGATCAGCTATACCATCGGTCTCAGAGTGGGGCAGCCTGTCGTGGACCGGTACGGGAAATGGGTAGGCCTGACGCCCAAAAGATTCGCCTATGTCAAACGCTGGTTTTTCCGGTTCGGCAACTGGACGATATTCATCGCTTATTTTGTGCCGGGCATCCGGCATGTGACCAGCTACATCTCAGGCATCAGCGCCATGTCCTTCCGGAAATATTTAATGGTCACCCTTGCCGGTGCCTTTATCTGGTCACTCCTGTTTGTCTCGATTGGCTATCTGATCGGATCGAAGCTAACCTTTGTCTAATAAAGTAATATTCTTTTATAATCAAACAGGATCTTACAGTGGCTGATCGTTCTGTTATATACTGCAAGTAGTATTTATGGCTATGAGGCCAGGAATTATAGCGACACGAGGAGGTAGTACTGTAATGCCCAAACTACAAGATATCGTGATTGAAGAATATATACCGGAGAGGCATGCCGCTTCCATTGCCGAGATGTGGAACAGAAGCGCAGAGAGCTGGGGCGGAGACGGAGCGTACCGGACTGAGGAGAGCGTGCTGCGTGAACACGAGAAAAGTCCGATGCTCAAGTTGTTCCTGGCGGTAAGCGGCTCAGAGGTCATCGGATACTGCAGCTTCTCCCATTATAAAGAGGATACCGGAGCGCTCTATATTGCTCTGCTCAACGTGAGACCGGATTACCATGGACGCAAGGTGGGTAAGGCGCTGGTAAGGCGTTCGATCGAAGAGACGATTAAGCTGGGCTGGCCGCGGCTGGATCTTTATACTTGGCCCGGTAATGTCAAGGCAGTGCCCACTTATAAGAAAAGCGGGTTCTTCTGGGAGGACCGGGATGACACCACTCACCTGATGAACTTCATTCCCTCGGTGCTTCAGACCGGAGCGGTGAAGTCTTATTTCGAAAAGATAGACTGGTATAACGACAGCATCCGTGAGATCAAGGTGGAGCCTGACGGTCACGGGGAAAACGGCTTTGACTATTTTACATATGAATGGCTGAAGGATGGTCTGTCGCTGAAAATGGAATATGAACGGACCGGCCGTGGCCTGCGTCTCATTGAGACGGAGGATTACCGGATACAGGTAACGATTCCTGCGCAGCATGAGCTGCCGTTTGGAGCGGAATACCCTGTCATTTACGAAGCCGTGAACAAAAGCGGTAAGCCCCTGGCGCTCCAGATTAGCGGTAAAAGCAATGAGCAAATCCGCATAGAGCTGGACGCTGCTCAGACAATCGAATCCGAGGCACGGATTGAAGGCCGCTTCTTCATCCATCCGGTGAAGGAGGAGCAGGATCTCTATCAGACCCACCCTGTGGTGGAGGCAGAACTGCTCATTAACGGTCTTCCTGCCATCTTCAAGCTGGGCATTAAGCCGAAATTTCCGGTCAAGGTGAAGCTTCAGGTACCTGACAGAACGCTTTTCGCGGGCGAAGAGGTCGAGCTGGATGTAACGGTAGAGAATGAGTACAACACAGACACCGTGTTCAGCTTTGAGCTGCCGGAGGATGAGATTCTGGCGTTCGGCCAGACCCGGATTACCGTAGAGGTTCCGGCAAAGAGCCGGAGAACCGTCACCGCAGCGGCCCGGCTGCTCGGGTATGGCATTTGGCACCATACGGTGAGTATCCACAGTGCAGAAGAAGGAGCCGATTCAGCTATACTGGAACAGGAGCTGAGCCTGGTCTTCTCCGGAGCAGAGACGGCCTTCGGCGGCCCGACCGACAAGGACTGGATCATAAGCAATGGCCGCTATTCGGCCGTACTGAACAAAACAAACCACTGGCTTACCTTTTTTGAGAACCGTAAATATCTGATGAACCTGCCTTATCCTAAGCTGGGCTTACCTTATACGAATGAATTCAAGAAATTCACGGCGCTGGATGTGAAGATCTCCAGGGATCAAGAGGCTATCGTGCTTGAGGCCACTTATGAAGCCGGCATCAGAGATGGCTTGCTGCTGACAATGGTTGTGAAGCTGTTCGGCAACGGGATTGTCTCCCGTTATTTCCGAATCGACAATCTGCAGGCTACCGTTCAGGAGGAAGAGCTGTTCCTGAAGGACAGCTTCCGCTTCGGTCTGCATGGCGGCGTCATCCCTTACCGCGGCAAATATATAGATCTGAGCGCAGGGGTTGAAGCCTCCAGCCCGGATTACTGGGAGGCACAGGATTTCACGGAGAACTGGATGTTCGCTGACGATGAAGGCTTCTCCAGAGGGATTAGCTGGCCGTCAGAGCTTAAGCTGATTCAGGACTCGTGGATGCATGCCGTAGAGCATTCTCTGGGGCGGATTCCCGCCGGCGGGCGTAAGGAGACGCCGCCGCTGCGGATCGCGCTGGGCACCTGGGACCATTGGCAGGATTTCCGGGCCTATGCGCTGCAAAGCGGCAACAAGAACGCTGATGAACTGGCCGCTACAGAACAGCTGGAACTGAGCTTGAATAACGGGAATCCGTTTATAAGCGGAGAGGCTATGCTTTTACTTAAGGACCAGAAGAAGAGCTATCTGGCGGGTGAGATTCGGCTCTCTTCCGATGCAGGCAGCATGGCGGAAGCGCGGCTAACAGTACATGAGGAAGCGAAGCTCAGAGAAGCGGCTCTGCCGCTGACTGTGCCAGCAGGAGCAGCCCCGGATGTGCTGACCCTGCATCTGGATATGGACAGTTATGTGCAGGATCAATCCTTCCTGGTCTTGCCGGTCGCGGATGAACCTGTCCGGCAGGAGAGACTTGTAGCAGAAGGAGCACAGGTACTGGCTGTGGACAACGGCATTCTGCGGATACAGGCCAGCCCTGACTTCGCGCCGGGATTGTTCTCGCTTACCCATCAGGGCGAGGAATGGCTTGAATCTTCTTTTCCGCAGCCGGTTGCGAAATCCTGGTGGAATCCTTGGGTGGGTGGTATCGTAACCAGTGTGGAAGAAATCGCCTTACGCAGCTTCATGGAGGAGCCGTTAACGGCTGATTTCGCGGAGTTGACCGATAACAAGGGGAACCGCTGGTCGGGGATACGGATGAGCGTATCCATTCAGAAGAATGATAAATACAAAGGACTCGTACTGCATCAGTATTTCATGCTGCTGCCGGGCGTTCTGGTGCTTGCTTCTACAGTACATGTGGAGCAGAACACAGGCGGTCCGCTATGCCCGTTGCAGCTGGAGACTTCAACCTTCTATCAGGCTGCTTCTGCCATCAAGGACGGTAGAGGGTACCTCAAGAACAGCAGAGGTGAACAACTGGTATATAAGGCAGGCAAAGTACAGTCAGGAGCTAAAAGTTCTAACGGTCTTCTGCAACTGGGTTCTGAGGAGCGGAAGCAACGCTTGACGTTAATTGCAGCACCTGAGCATTCCTCTCCCTCGCTTATGGTGAATGCAGATGCAATATTGTCATATACGGAGGAATACCTGCATCTGCAGGATGGCAAGGAGCAATTCAGCAAGCCGCAATTCTATCTGATCTCAGATCTCCAGGTACCTGATCAGGCTTATGGCGATCTGCTGTCGATCCGGTTCAAGAAGTGAGTCAGAGAAAGGAAGCTTCTATGAAAATCATTGACGCACATGTGCACTATTCCAATATTGCAGCCTTCCACGAAACGGCGCAGACCTTGGCGCATATCGATTATACCGGCAAGGGACTCCTGGAGGAGTTCCGCCGCAGCGGTGTAATTGCCGGAGTCGGTATGGGAGTGACTGAGACGGTTGCCGGAGCTTTTCCCGATTCCGCTGCCCTCAATCCTATGCTGCTTGACCTGAGCGAGACCCTGCCGGACAATCTGTTCACCTGCGTGGGCATTAACCCGCTCACCCTTCATCTGGAGGGACAGCTTGAAGCACTGGAGCAATCATTGCAGCGGACGGATGTCGTTGGCATCAAGCTGTATGCCGGGTATTACCACTTCAATGTGGGGGATGAAATTTATGATCCGGTCTACAAGCTGGCTGCCGCTTACGGCCTCCCGGTGGTCATTCATGGCGGATTGACTTACGCGGACCAGGGATTGCTGAAGTATTCCCATCCGCTGTCCATGGAAGAGACCTTCCTGAAGCACCGGGAGATTACCTTCATGCTCTGCCACCTGGGCGATCCCTGGGTCATGGACACCGCAGCCCTGCTGGAGAAAAACCCTAATCTCTATACAGATTTATCCGGCTGGATTGTCGGCGATCAGGCCAAGGTGGACCGGCTGCTGACCGAGCAGACCTATACCGATCATTTCCGCCGGGCGCTGGTGTTCGCCGAGAAATACGACCGTCTGGTCTTCGGCACCGACTGGCCGCTGGTCCCGCTGGACGCTTATATTACCTTCGTGAAGCACCTGGTGCCAGAAGCCTACCATGAGGATGTCTTTTATAACAACGCACTCCGCGTGTTCCCTAAGCTTGCGGAGCGGATTAGAGAACTGAATTTGTAATGATGGTTTTTAATGCATGCCCCCGGAATGGTATTCCGGGGGTTTTCGGTTTGTTGCGCGGGGCAGCGGGGCAGGCTACTACTTCTGACGAATGACCTGTGGTAAGCTGAGAGTAGTGCTGCAACAGTTTTACAACTGTTAGAATGAACTTTAGGGTGTTAAAGTCTGAGCACGAACATCGAGCTGATCCTGGGCTGATACTGGGCTGATCCTGGGCTGATACTGGGCTGATCCTGGATTGATGCTGGGCTGATCCTGGATTGATACTGGGCTGATCCTGGGCTGATACTGGGCTGATCCTGGATTGATGCTGGGCTGATCCTGGATTGATCCTGGGCTGATCCTGGGCTGATCCTGCACCCTTTACCGACTTCTGCTCTTAAATTCAACTAGCTGATTGTATTTTCTGCAATAGAAAATGCAAAGCTGACCGTAAAATTAGATTCTATTGTATTTCATACAGTAGAATGTTGTGTTTTGGGTGAAAAATGGCCTTTTTTCAGTATTCTATTGCACTGAATACAATAGAAGCTATTTCGAAGCCTTTTTTACAGCATTCTGTTGTACAAAATGCAGTTACTATCATTCAAGTGCCTACAGCATCCGAATGACAACTGTGCAATGAGAAGCTGACTCGTAAAGGTCCGGTAATGGTTTCTTCACATTTACTGAGGGAGGAGTATTATGCCATACATACAGATTAACGAACTTGAAATGTTCTATGAACAGATGGGTACCGGAGAACCGGTGATCTTCCTGCACAGTCATTATTCCCGCAGCATGCTGGCCTTCAGCAGCCAGGTTCTGGACTTCCAGAACCAATACAGATGTTACTTCCCGGATCTGAGAGGGCATGGCAGGACCCGCTGCCGGGATCTGGACTGGTCTACTCCACGAATAGCTGAAGATGTCGCCGGATTCATGGATCGAATGAATATTGAACGGGCACATCTTATTGGATATAGTATGGGAGCGGGCGTAGGGC is a window of Paenibacillus sp. FSL H3-0469 DNA encoding:
- the pssA gene encoding CDP-diacylglycerol--serine O-phosphatidyltransferase, whose translation is MKWSWLPSMCTLGNLGFGSISLLFTIQERYDLALLMILLAAICDVMDGLLARMLHCTSDFGKQLDSLADIISFGIAPVFLILLYRLENVQWVGPVAAVAFLICGALRLARFNISAPSKGFVGMPITAAGLLLSMTTLIGERLKPEMLILIMGLLSILMISRVPFPSFKKFVNRK
- a CDS encoding HAMP domain-containing sensor histidine kinase; protein product: MKRWGITFKLFVMTVIFFVCFYGMVILSQFLLFDRFYQIQKESRVEKHLKSFGTSYTKEAWGRTRTSRELVRFMLRNKTQMVIMKPDGRMKSEDPFRMKLIDEKGQTQVIPMSLFMNQFGDMLRSAHLKENDRVTIQGEHVVSASELGQLFYPVNITKQGGTPVGEEADSDNTSITGTITELVLPDLKIWSPRQGILFEAIEDWFPLNPGQLESLNNLNMVKEEWTAPWSGIRNSVMILPVKQASGEIELLFSVTSLQDVKDSNEALRWFFLYLGLGGFVLILVLSLFYSKMVTRPLIKLNNTAKRMVALDFTGHNSIRQKDELGNLSRSMFTLSQSLDTALGELRETNQQLVEEMEQKKKLEQMQQDFFSSASHELKTPLSIIKGFAEGLEDGVSAGKQDHYIKVIIEEADKMEFLVKDMLDLARLESGTIKLRKSSFMLSEMTEKVTDKLVHSLQNKQLDVVIIPANELPVYADATWIEQVLSNLLTNAIRHAEEGSTITVRLESQPKKLLFTIHNKGERIPEDQLAHIWERFYRIEASRSRLTGGTGLGLSIAKQILDMHGCRYAVMNTTDGVCFSVTFGG
- a CDS encoding ABC transporter ATP-binding protein; the encoded protein is MWKLRGFMKPYALWSVLAPLLMVVEVVMDLLQPALMASIVDKGLMKNDLSHILSTGGIMIGIAVIGMIGGVGCAVCASIASQNFGNDLRLKLFEHIQSFSNRNLDRLKTGSLITRLTNDVVQLQTFVQMILRSFVRSPLLLIGSLVMAVRISPSLAMILLAAVPLLFILLFVLIRLSFPLFARMQEKLDGVSNVLQENLTGIRVIKAFVRGDHEQQRFDTANTGYTDTGIRAIRLMALNMPLMMLILNASIIAVLWFGGLQNWNGTLPVGELIAFINYVTQLLMSMMMLSTMLAFVSRAKVSGDRVNEVFAATSEITEAPAADQAAITLGRIEFSKVSFAYNRGDENLVLEDISFAASPGETIAILGATGAGKSTLVSLIPRFYEVSSGAVLIDGTDIREIGIEHLRSRIGFVMQQSLLFSGSIRDNIRYGRPEATDEEVEHAAVAAEAHGFITAMPQGYDTQLGQRGVNLSGGQKQRLSIARALLIKPSILILDDSTSALDAVTEASIRLLLKTELQNCTVVMIAQRVSSIIDADRILILENGRIAAQGTHSELMAGSEIYRDIRHSQLKEEEEPYVQSS
- a CDS encoding response regulator transcription factor, which produces MKKKLLLVEDELRIRELVSDYFIQDGWEVREADNGQDALLWFDSLVPDLLILDIMMPKMDGFQVCREIRKKSATPIILLTAKSADDDKIHGFELGADDYVTKPFSPKVLVARAAALMKRVEGAHQPESGVVRFGSAIFNTMAHRLEVEGADVELTPKEYDLLWLLIRNKGHVVSRDTILSRVWGIEFEGDSRVVDSHIKKLRSKLGYESRHIRTVIGTGYRFEVEE
- a CDS encoding ABC transporter ATP-binding protein, producing the protein MSSHRKREQAPVGPGALGGGPPGRAGVTPKVRPKNSKATVIRIWSYLNRQRTGLIMVYVFTILNAVLALIGPYLLGKAIDTAILPQDYSLLIRFCLLLGGIYLLGSAVSWVQAYVMTSVSQRTVYELRRDLFAKYQELPVSFFDTHANGELMSRATNDIDNVSNSLNQSVTQLLNSLITLSGSLVIMLMLNVPLTGVALITIPLVVLASRRITGLSRIYFKDQQQHLGELNGFIEEAVSGQKVIKQYRREQAEVTRFRGISGELNKAGIKAQIVSGLVGPVMNLINNLNFALIAGIGGWMAYHGLLTVGVIVSMLNYAKQFGRPISDLANQYNLIQSAIAGAERVFEVMDMSSEYSGEQPQELERIRGEVIFRDVVFGYKPGEPILNGVSFTAQPGETIALVGPTGAGKTTIVNLLTRFYEVSGGEVLIDGRDIREFNKNGLRRQLGMVLQDAHVFSGTIRENIRFGRLEATDREVEEAANLANVSGFIARMPQGYDTLLGTDGTTLSHGQRQLLTIARAILADPAILILDEATSSVDTRTEMHIQQAMRTLMKGRTSFVIAHRLSTIQDADRILVIQGGQIAEQGSHSQLLALQGIYSELYNSQFKQAFEAG
- a CDS encoding DedA family protein, whose product is MPWVIEMISQYGYIAIFALLALGLLGLPVPDELLTLFVGYLSSTMVLDFSLSVLVCFIGSITGMLISYTIGLRVGQPVVDRYGKWVGLTPKRFAYVKRWFFRFGNWTIFIAYFVPGIRHVTSYISGISAMSFRKYLMVTLAGAFIWSLLFVSIGYLIGSKLTFV